In Gemmatimonadota bacterium, a single window of DNA contains:
- a CDS encoding efflux RND transporter permease subunit has protein sequence MIVQAEHGEAGATHRRDQVTYPVAAEMLKVPGARTVRGYSFFGVSFVYVIFEDGTDLYWARTRVLEYLNGIKGKLPASVSPTLGPDATGLGWVYQYALEDTTGRLDLGELRSIQDWYLRYALTAVPGVAEVASVGGFEKQYQIDIDPAKLLAYGIPITRVMSAIQSANSDIGAMAVELSEARAMVRGLRLPQDHRRHRERCGGRHRVGPPVSLSLRKLGRVSGRPGGPPQGRGP, from the coding sequence GTGATCGTGCAGGCCGAGCACGGCGAGGCAGGCGCCACGCATCGTCGAGATCAGGTCACGTACCCGGTGGCGGCCGAGATGCTCAAGGTGCCGGGCGCGCGCACCGTGCGCGGCTACTCGTTCTTCGGCGTCTCCTTCGTGTACGTCATCTTCGAGGACGGCACGGATCTGTACTGGGCGCGCACCCGCGTCCTCGAGTACCTGAATGGCATCAAGGGGAAGCTCCCCGCCTCGGTGTCGCCGACGTTAGGCCCGGACGCGACCGGGCTCGGGTGGGTGTACCAGTACGCGCTCGAGGACACGACGGGGCGTCTGGACCTCGGCGAGCTGCGTAGCATCCAGGACTGGTACCTCCGGTACGCGCTGACCGCCGTCCCCGGCGTCGCCGAGGTGGCAAGCGTCGGCGGGTTCGAAAAGCAGTACCAGATCGACATCGATCCGGCCAAGCTGCTCGCGTACGGCATCCCGATCACCCGCGTGATGTCGGCGATCCAGAGCGCCAACAGTGACATCGGCGCGATGGCCGTCGAGCTCTCCGAGGCGCGAGCAATGGTGCGCGGGCTCCGGCTACCTCAAGACCATCGGCGACATCGAGAGCGTTGTGGTGGGCGCCACCGCGTCGGGCCGCCGGTTTCGCTGAGTCTCCGGAAGCTCGGCCGTGTGAGCGGCCGGCCCGGCGGTCCGCCGCAGGGTCGCGGACCTTGA